The following nucleotide sequence is from Thermus antranikianii DSM 12462.
TTTCTCAAGCCTGAGGAGGTGCCCACCACCCGTGAGAGCCTGGCCCGATTGATCCAGGAACCCCGTATGCGAGGGCGTGTAGCCACGTGGGACCCTGAGCGAAGCGGCGTGGGCTTTACCATCCTTAAAGCTGACTACGACCGCTTTCCGGCCTTCCAGGAGTTGGCCCGGGCCTTTGGAAGGGCGCAGGCTGCACTCTACTCTTCCACCGGAGCGGCTTTTGAAAAGGTGATCTCTGGCGAGCACTATATGGCCTATGGCTTTTTTGGTTCTTACGCCCTTCTCCGGCAGCGCACGGTGAAGGACCTGGGCATTGCCTATCTAACCGACGGAACGGTGGCCATTCAGCGTGTGGCGTTTATTAGCAGGAGGGCAGCCCATCCCAACGCTGCCAAACTGTTCTTGGACTACCTCTTGTCCTTAAGAGGGCAGAACTTGATGGCCTACACCGCTCTTATTCACGCACGGCGGGAAAGCGTGGTGGGAGAAGCCTCACCTAAGGCCATCTACCAGGCGGTAGGCGGAAAGGATAAGGTGTTCGTCATTCCCGTATCGCGGGACATACTTAGGAATCTAGATCCGGCTGAACGGCTCCGTTTCCTTACCTTCTGGCGGCAGGCGGTTAAGGGTCAGTAGGGGTAGGGGATGGAGGCAAGGGGGAGGCAGTTCAGAAAGGGGGGGAAGATCTGGCTTTTACCCTTGCTGGCTTTCCTGGTGGGGTTATTGGTTCTGGCCCCCATCGGGATTCTTTTGTACCAGAGCTTGCTAAGTGCTCCTTTCTTTGCGCCGGCCAAGCGCTTTACCCTCGAGGCCTACCGTTATGTCTTCCACGACCCCTACTTTTTTGAGGCCCTTAAGAACTCCTTGATGATTGGCTTGGGCAT
It contains:
- a CDS encoding ABC transporter substrate-binding protein, which codes for MGQQTRPISDPAVVEAARKEGRLIIYSSTDQSSAQALLNDFRSLYPFIQIEYNDLGTQQIYDRFVSETAAGARSADFLWSSAMELQVKLVSEGYALAYDSPEAKNWPSNARLENLAYGTTMEPAVIVYNKRFLKPEEVPTTRESLARLIQEPRMRGRVATWDPERSGVGFTILKADYDRFPAFQELARAFGRAQAALYSSTGAAFEKVISGEHYMAYGFFGSYALLRQRTVKDLGIAYLTDGTVAIQRVAFISRRAAHPNAAKLFLDYLLSLRGQNLMAYTALIHARRESVVGEASPKAIYQAVGGKDKVFVIPVSRDILRNLDPAERLRFLTFWRQAVKGQ